TTATTCTGCATGTTTGGTAAAAAACCCCTTTAATTTTAATTCAAAAAATAAATATACAATTGCTGGCAAACACTGCGAATCAGGAGATGTATTGTTTAAGGAGATAGAACTAGCAAATTGTGAAACAGGAGATCTAATATGTGTTTTTGGTACTGGTGCTTACAATAATTCAATGAGTTCTAACTACAACAGAATACCGAGACCCGCAGCACTTTTAGTTTGTAATGGAGAAGCAGAAATTATTCAAAAAAGAGAAAGTCCATTTGATCTTTTGAAATATGATGTTTTGCCTGATCGCTTTATTAAATAAAATCAGGTAAATTTAAATTAATTTAGTTTTTAGTGTGAATTTCTGGGGGATTATAAATTTAAAGCTTTTATTAGATGTCTTATTTGCTGTTGGTTTCGGACTTTTATTATTTTCTAGAGTAAAAGAACAACGGACATTATGGCTGCTAAGAGGATATTTGTTTTTAGTCTCATCAGCATGGTTTATTCAAAGATATGCATACTTACCACTAACATCAAAATTAATTGATGCTGTTGTCCTCGCTTGCTCTCTTTCATTAGCGATCCTTTGGCAAGGAGAGTTAAGAAGATTAATGGAACTACTAGGCACTGGGAGGCTAGCTGTATTACTTGGGAATCCCCCAAGAGAATTTAGAGCAACTTCAACTACTATTACTCAGTTAGTTGATACTGCAGGTAAACTCTCTCAAAATAGAAGAGGGGCTTTAATCGTTGTAGATTTGGGGAGTGATTTAAGACCTGAAGATTTTTTATATTCAGGTACCCATATTGAGGCACAATTATCAACTGACCTTTTAATAAATCTTTTTGCAACAGATACGCCTTTACATGATGGAGCAGTTCTTGTGAAAGGGAATAAAATAATTTCTGCTGGCGTAATACTTCCTCTTTCAAGACAAGGAATAAGTAGATATGGCACAAGACATTTAGCAGCATTAGGAATTACAGAAAGATTTGACAGATGTATTTGTATTGTTGTTTCTGAAGAAACAGGTACGTTATCATTAGCAAACCAAGGCAAACTAG
This is a stretch of genomic DNA from Prochlorococcus marinus XMU1412. It encodes these proteins:
- the cdaA gene encoding diadenylate cyclase CdaA, with protein sequence MNFWGIINLKLLLDVLFAVGFGLLLFSRVKEQRTLWLLRGYLFLVSSAWFIQRYAYLPLTSKLIDAVVLACSLSLAILWQGELRRLMELLGTGRLAVLLGNPPREFRATSTTITQLVDTAGKLSQNRRGALIVVDLGSDLRPEDFLYSGTHIEAQLSTDLLINLFATDTPLHDGAVLVKGNKIISAGVILPLSRQGISRYGTRHLAALGITERFDRCICIVVSEETGTLSLANQGKLERPITSSRLQELLAKLIGNQNSMGANKASLSKNVLSQKTSSGDNIISDINKKKSEKSEIFINKKD